A region of Sphingobacteriales bacterium DNA encodes the following proteins:
- the elbB gene encoding isoprenoid biosynthesis glyoxalase ElbB — protein sequence MKKIAIVLAGCGVYDGAEIHEAVMTMLAVKKAGAVYDIFAPDVEQAHVINHLNGEVMNEKRNVLVEAARIARGKIQPLSSFSGKNYDAIIFPGGFGVAKNLCTFAFDGVDMKVNPDVEKVIKEMLELNKPIGALCISPVMLAKIIGNGVELTIGNDKGTIQAIKS from the coding sequence ATGAAAAAGATTGCAATAGTTTTAGCCGGATGTGGCGTATATGACGGGGCAGAAATTCATGAAGCCGTCATGACCATGCTTGCTGTAAAAAAAGCAGGAGCTGTTTACGATATATTTGCTCCCGATGTTGAGCAGGCACATGTCATTAACCACCTCAACGGAGAAGTTATGAATGAAAAGCGAAATGTGTTGGTGGAAGCAGCACGGATAGCCCGCGGAAAAATTCAGCCATTATCTTCCTTTTCAGGGAAAAACTATGATGCTATTATATTCCCGGGTGGTTTTGGTGTGGCTAAGAACCTGTGCACTTTTGCTTTTGATGGGGTCGATATGAAGGTCAATCCTGATGTGGAAAAGGTCATCAAAGAGATGCTGGAGTTGAACAAACCTATCGGGGCATTGTGTATTTCACCAGTCATGCTTGCAAAAATCATCGGTAACGGAGTCGAACTAACCATCGGCAACGATAAAGGTACCATTCAGGCCATAAAAAGT